A portion of the Juglans microcarpa x Juglans regia isolate MS1-56 chromosome 1D, Jm3101_v1.0, whole genome shotgun sequence genome contains these proteins:
- the LOC121234987 gene encoding AAA-ATPase At2g46620-like has product MILRNLVLLGITIVCFLVVIRVLLFKTGLIYIVKKWWRWIEDCFHVHQFLKVPEFNEGMQENQLYRKVSLYLNSLSTLDDSDFTNLVTGKKPNDIVLCLDPNQTVDDNFLGAIVTWSNGDKVERKDCRSFVLKVRKADKRRIVRPYLQHIHTVADEIEQRKQRDLKLYMNVKRYNDDGVGIDHHPRGGGNVRWRSVPFTHPSTFDTIAMEEDLKNKVKSDLEYFLKAKQYYHRLGRVWKRSFLLYGPSGTGKSSFVAAMANFISYDVYVIDLSKVLNDSDLNLLLLQTKSKSIIVMEELDRFLKEKSTGGSLSGVLNFMDGILNSCCAEERVMVFTMNSKEHVDPALLRPGRIDVHIHFPLCDFLAFKTLANSYLGLKDHKLFPQVEEIFQSGASLSPAEISELMIANRNSPSRAIKSVITALQTDGDGRGVGNVGARTSVDEAGVSFRSNEAGHTVREFRKFYGFLRMKSNKVSHSQLLDDDSAHKVDGDTTASETPKRFG; this is encoded by the coding sequence ATGATTCTTCGAAACCTGGTTCTTCTTGGGATTACGATTGTTTGTTTTCTCGTGGTGATTCGGGTGCTTCTGTTCAAGACAGGATTGATTTACATCGTGAAGAAATGGTGGAGATGGATCGAAGATTGCTTTCATGTGCACCAGTTCCTCAAAGTACCCGAATTTAATGAAGGCATGCAGGAGAATCAGCTTTATCGGAAGGTTTCCCTTTACCTTAACTCCTTGTCTACCCTCGACGACTCCGATTTCACCAATCTGGTCACCGGCAAGAAGCCAAACGACATCGTTCTCTGTCTCGACCCCAACCAGACCGTCGACGACAACTTTCTCGGCGCGATAGTAACCTGGAGTAACGGCGACAAGGTCGAGAGAAAGGATTGCAGAAGCTTCGTGTTGAAGGTCAGAAAAGCGGACAAGCGCAGAATCGTCCGGCCGTATCTCCAGCACATCCACACGGTGGCTGATGAAATCGAGCAGAGGAAGCAGCGAGACTTGAAGCTCTACATGAATGTTAAACGATACAACGACGATGGCGTCGGCATCGATCATCATCCCCGCGGTGGTGGTAACGTACGGTGGAGATCCGTTCCCTTCACGCACCCTTCGACTTTCGATACCATCGCCATGGAAGAAGATCTCAAAAACAAGGTAAAGTCCGACCTCGAATACTTCCTCAAAGCCAAACAGTACTATCACCGACTAGGCCGTGTTTGGAAACGAAGTTTTCTATTATATGGGCCATCGGGAACTGGGAAATCGAGCTTCGTGGCCGCCATGGCGAATTTCATATCCTACGATGTCTACGTTATCGATCTCTCGAAGGTTTTGAATGACTCGGATCTGAATTTGCTTCTTTTACAAACGAAGAGCAAGTCCATCATTGTAATGGAAGAACTCGATCGGTTTCTGAAGGAGAAATCAACTGGTGGGAGTTTGTCCGGCGTATTGAACTTCATGGACGGGATATTAAACTCGTGCTGCGCCGAAGAGAGAGTGATGGTTTTCACGATGAACAGCAAGGAACATGTTGACCCAGCTCTGCTTAGACCCGGTCGTATCGATGTTCATATCCATTTTCCTCTCTGTGATTTTCTGGCCTTCAAAACCTTGGCGAATAGCTACTTGGGTCTCAAGGATCACAAGCTCTTCCCTCAGGTGGAGGAGATTTTCCAAAGCGGGGCGAGCTTGAGCCCGGCCGAGATCAGCGAGCTGATGATTGCCAACCGGAATTCTCCGAGCCGGGCTATAAAATCGGTCATCACGGCGCTGCAAACCGACGGCGACGGGAGGGGGGTCGGGAACGTCGGGGCGAGGACGTCCGTGGACGAAGCCGGAGTGTCGTTTCGCAGTAACGAAGCCGGTCATACCGTTCGGGAGTTCCGGAAATTCTACGGTTTCTTGAGGATGAAAAGCAACAAAGTCTCACATTCTCAATTGCTCGATGACGACTCGGCACACAAGGTGGACGGCGACACGACCGCATCCGAAACTCCGAAACGTTTCGGGTAA
- the LOC121238637 gene encoding uncharacterized protein LOC121238637, with protein MAVTLSLLRLPILPQKPLHSHSKLPIPSNSTKACISKDSASNPQPLFRALKSASLPLTALAIPLILDPKDALAVGGEFGILEGRSFALIHPIVMGGLFFYTLWAGYLGWQWRRVRTIQNEINELKKQVKPTPVTPEGTAVEAAPSPVDLKIQQLTEERKELLKGSFKDRHFNAGSILLGFGVFESIFGGVNTWFRTGKLFPGAHLFSGAAITVLWAAAAALVPAMQKGNETARNLHIAFNVLNVLLFVTQIPTGLDIVFKVFEFTTWP; from the exons ATGGCAGTCACTCTCAGCCTTCTCAGGCTCCCTATTCTTCCCCAGAAGCCGCTGCACTCCCACTCAAAACTGCCAATTCCATCCAACTCAACAAAAGCGTGCATCTCCAAGGACTCGGCAAGCAACCCACAGCCACTCTTCCGTGCTCTTAAATCGGCTTCTCTTCCCCTCACAGCACTTGCAATACCATTAATTCTAGACCCAAAG GATGCACTTGCTGTTGGTGGGGAGTTTGGAATATTAGAGGGAAGGTCATTTGCACTCATTCACCCCATTGTGATGGGTGGTTTGTTCTTCTACACTTTGTGGGCTGGATATTTGGGTTGGCAATGGCGGCGAGTCCGGACGATACAAAATGAGATTAACGAGCTCAAGAAGCAGGTGAAGCCTACCCCGGTTACTCCAGAAGGGACAGCAGTGGAAGCGGCACCTTCTCCGGTTGACCTCAAAATTCAACAACTCACTGAG GAGAGGAAGGAGTTGCTGAAAGGGTCTTTCAAGGATAGGCACTTCAATGCAGGGTCGATACTGTTAGGATTTGGAGTGTTCGAGTCTATTTTTGGAGGAGTAAACACATGGTTTAGGACAGGAAAGCTATTTCCAGGGGCCCATTTGTTTTCTGGTGCAG CCATTACAGTGCTATGGGCAGCCGCTGCGGCTCTTGTACCTGCAATGCAGAAAGGGAATGAGACCGCTAGAAATCTTCATATTGCATTCAATGTGTTGAATGTTCTTCTCTTTGTGACCCAGATCCCCACTGGACTTGATATTGTCTTCAAAGTTTTTGAATTTACTACATGGCCCTGA